One part of the Arabidopsis thaliana chromosome 1 sequence genome encodes these proteins:
- the MC6 gene encoding metacaspase 6 (metacaspase 6 (MC6); FUNCTIONS IN: cysteine-type endopeptidase activity; INVOLVED IN: proteolysis; LOCATED IN: cellular_component unknown; EXPRESSED IN: stem, root; CONTAINS InterPro DOMAIN/s: Peptidase C14, caspase catalytic (InterPro:IPR011600); BEST Arabidopsis thaliana protein match is: metacaspase 5 (TAIR:AT1G79330.1); Has 1177 Blast hits to 1175 proteins in 293 species: Archae - 4; Bacteria - 354; Metazoa - 0; Fungi - 270; Plants - 306; Viruses - 0; Other Eukaryotes - 243 (source: NCBI BLink).) — protein sequence MAKKALLIGINYVGTKAELRGCVNDVRRMRISLVERYGFSEENIKMLIDTDSSSIKPTGKNIRQALLDLVEPAKSGDVLFVHYSGHGTRLPAETGEDDDTGYDECIVPSDMNLITDDDFRDLVDMVPKDCPITIISDSCHSGGLIDEAKEQIGESTKKKKDSGDSSTINKETEAEIIEVGNRSLPLETLIDMLKQETGNDDIEVGKIRTTLFDMFGDDSSPKVKKFMNVILSNLQETTTTIQTVSDEVLGSVENLAQEFLEQKLSDDVKPAIQDVYAGAINGALPDNGILISGCQTDQTSSDASPPGHPELAYGALTNAIQIIIGETKGKISNKDLVLKARKLLRKQGFDQRPGLYCNDAYVNARFIC from the exons ATGGCCAAGAAAGCTTTACTGATTGGGATCAACTACGTGGGAACCAAGGCAGAGCTACGAGGCTGCGTCAACGATGTCCGTCGGATGCGGATAAGCCTCGTCGAACGGTACGGATTCTCCGAGGAGAACATCAAAATGTTGATTGATACTGATAGTTCTTCGATCAAACCGACCGGTAAGAACATCAGACAGGCGTTGTTAGATCTCGTTGAACCGGCTAAATCGGGTGATGTTCTCTTCGTCCATTACAGTGGACATGGGACTAGGTTACCCGCGGAAactggagaagatgatgatactGGTTACGATGAGTGTATTGTTCCTTCCGATATGAATCTCATCACCG ATGATGATTTCAGGGATCTTGTGGATATGGTGCCAAAGGATTGTCCCATCACAATCATATCTGACTCTTGTCACAGTGGCGGTCTCATAGATGAAGCCAAAGAGCAGATAGGAGAGAgcacgaagaagaagaaagactctGGAGACTCTTCAACGATCAACAAGGAGACAGAAGCAGAGATAATTGAAGTGGGAAACAGATCTCTGCCATTGGAGACTTTGATTGATATGCTGAAGCAAGAAACAGGCAACGATGATATCGAAGTGGGGAAAATCAGGACAACCCTTTTCGATATGTTTGGAGATGATTCAAGTCCAAAGGTGAAGAAGTTTATGAATGTGATTCTAAGCAACCTACAAGAGACTACTACTACTATTCAAACTGTTTCAGATGAGGTATTGGGATCAGTTGAGAACCTAGCTCAAGAGTTTCTGGAGCAGAAGCTTAGCGACGATGTGAAACCCGCGATCCAAGATGTGTATGCAGGTGCTATAAATGGTGCACTTCCTGATAATGGTATACTGATCAGTGGTTGCCAAACTGATCAAACTTCTTCAGACGCAAGCCCACCGGGTCACCCGGAATTGGCTTATGGAGCACTAACCAATGCTATACAGATTATAATTGGGGAGACTAAAGGTAAGATTAGTAACAAAGATCTTGTTTTGAAGGCTAGGAAGCTTCTTAGGAAACAGGGCTTTGATCAACGACCGGGACTGTATTGCAATGATGCTTATGTCAATGCTCGGTTTATATGTTGA
- the MC5 gene encoding metacaspase 5 (metacaspase 5 (MC5); FUNCTIONS IN: cysteine-type endopeptidase activity; INVOLVED IN: induction of apoptosis; LOCATED IN: chloroplast; EXPRESSED IN: root; CONTAINS InterPro DOMAIN/s: Peptidase C14, caspase catalytic (InterPro:IPR011600); BEST Arabidopsis thaliana protein match is: metacaspase 4 (TAIR:AT1G79340.1); Has 1246 Blast hits to 1206 proteins in 288 species: Archae - 3; Bacteria - 374; Metazoa - 2; Fungi - 283; Plants - 322; Viruses - 0; Other Eukaryotes - 262 (source: NCBI BLink).), protein MAKKAVLIGINYPGTKAELRGCVNDVRRVHKSLVDRFGFSERNITELIDTDESSTKPTGKNIRRALLNLVESAKPGDVLVVHYSGHGTRLPAETGEDDDTGYDECIVPCDMNLITDDEFRDLVEKVPKEAHITIISDSCHSGGLIDEAKEQIGESTKKKPKKESGGSSGLGIKGFVREAVEEALESKGIAIPHHKDEKDENKTKELKLEDGAKVHVVNKSLPLQTLIDILKQNTGNNDIEVGKIRPTLFNVFGEDASPKVKKFMKVILTKLQEGKTEGGILGMIGKLAQEFLKHKLNDDEEYVKPAMKTHVGNKQEVYAGASNGSLADNGILISGCQTDQTSADASPQGHPEMAYGAFTNAVQIILEETKGMITYKELVLKARKLLKKQGFSQRPGLYCSDSFVNAPFIC, encoded by the exons ATGGCGAAGAAAGCTGTGTTGATTGGAATCAATTACCCTGGAACCAAGGCGGAGCTACGGGGATGCGTCAACGATGTCCGGAGAGTGCACAAATCTCTCGTGGATCGGTTTGGATTCTCCGAGAGAAACATCACTGAGCTGATTGATACTGACGAGTCTTCCACCAAACCTACAGGGAAGAATATTCGAAGGGCATTGTTGAATCTAGTTGAATCCGCTAAACCGGGTGATGTTCTTGTCGTCCATTACAGTGGACACGGGACGAGGTTGCCGGCGGAGACTGGAGAAGACGATGATACTGGTTATGATGAGTGTATTGTTCCTTGTGATATGAATCTTATCACCG ATGATGAGTTTAGAGATCTTGTGGAGAAAGTACCAAAGGAAGCACACATTACAATCATCTCAGACTCTTGTCACAGTGGTGGTCTCATCGATGAAGCTAAAGAGCAGATCGGAGAGAGcacgaagaagaagccaaagaaAGAATCTGGAGGCTCTTCAGGACTTGGAATCAAAGGCTTTGTGCGTGAAGCTGTGGAAGAAGCACTGGAATCTAAAGGGATCGCCATTCCTCACCACAAAGATGAGAAAGACGAAAACAAGACTAAAGAGCTTAAACTAGAAGATGGGGCAAAAGTCCATGTCGTGAACAAATCTCTGCCTCTACAAACTCTAATCGATATCCTCAAGCAAAATACAGGTAACAATGATATCGAAGTTGGGAAAATCAGACCAACCCTTTTCAATGTGTTTGGAGAAGATGCATCCCCAAAGGTTAAGAAGTTCATGAAAGTGATTCTAACAAAGCTGCAAGAAGGTAAAACTGAAGGTGGGATATTGGGAATGATTGGGAAACTAGCTCAAGAGTTTCTTAAGCATAAACTAAACGATGACGAAGAGTATGTGAAACCCGCGATGAAGACACATGTTGGGAACAAGCAAGAGGTCTATGCAGGCGCGAGCAATGGTTCTCTTGCGGATAACGGTATTTTGATTAGTGGTTGCCAAACAGATCAAACTTCTGCAGACGCGAGTCCTCAAGGTCATCCTGAAATGGCTTATGGAGCATTCACCAATGCTGTGCAGATCATACTTGAGGAGACAAAGGGTATGATTACATACAAAGAACTTGTTTTGAAGGCAAGGAAGCTTCTTAAGAAACAAGGCTTTTCTCAACGACCAGGACTATATTGCAGTGATAGTTTTGTGAATGCTCCGTTTATTTGTTAA